In Pelosinus sp. UFO1, one genomic interval encodes:
- a CDS encoding alpha/beta fold hydrolase, with the protein MGFYIKVEPGVRIYVEDLNPEGEKTIVFIHGWPANHKMFEYQFDQLPKMGYRCIGIDSRGFGNSDKPWRGYDYDTSADDIRCVVQALDLQDFTLGGHSTGGAIAVRYMARHKGYGVSKLALFAAAAPSLIQRPYFPHGLKKDDVIKIIQGTNNDRPEMLRGFGDMFFFQHVTQAFSDWFFQMGLQAAGWSTAAVAASWIKEELFSDLGEIQVPTLILHGIHDKVCLFPLAIAQNEGIRNSKLVPFKYSGHGLFYDERDKFNKELVQFIEE; encoded by the coding sequence GTGGGATTCTATATTAAAGTAGAACCAGGCGTAAGAATTTATGTAGAAGACCTTAACCCTGAGGGCGAGAAAACAATTGTTTTTATACACGGTTGGCCGGCAAATCATAAGATGTTTGAATATCAGTTCGATCAATTACCTAAGATGGGATATCGCTGTATAGGAATTGATTCTCGAGGGTTCGGTAATTCCGATAAGCCTTGGAGAGGATATGACTACGATACGTCGGCGGACGATATTCGCTGTGTGGTTCAAGCACTCGATTTGCAAGATTTCACCCTAGGAGGTCATTCCACGGGAGGAGCGATTGCTGTTCGTTACATGGCTCGCCACAAGGGATATGGGGTATCCAAGCTTGCCCTTTTTGCAGCTGCAGCTCCCAGTCTTATTCAGCGTCCATATTTTCCTCATGGTCTAAAAAAAGATGATGTGATTAAAATCATTCAAGGAACAAATAATGACCGTCCAGAAATGTTACGGGGATTTGGAGACATGTTTTTCTTCCAGCATGTAACTCAGGCCTTCTCAGATTGGTTCTTCCAAATGGGCCTTCAGGCGGCAGGTTGGTCCACCGCAGCAGTTGCAGCCTCTTGGATAAAGGAAGAACTATTTTCCGATCTTGGAGAAATACAAGTTCCCACTTTAATTCTTCATGGCATTCATGATAAAGTTTGTTTGTTCCCATTGGCTATTGCACAGAATGAAGGAATTAGAAACTCCAAGCTTGTTCCCTTTAAATACAGCGGTCACGGATTATTCTATGACGAGCGCGATAAATTCAATAAAGAATTAGTGCAATTTATTGAGGAATAA
- a CDS encoding AAA family ATPase, which produces MEFINNADLTMLTNLLIKTYANSQNKRFLLAITGVPGAGKSTLANLLMKNTNEVLQEEIAIVIPMDGYHYHNDILLEKDLLPLKGIPQTFDSQRFVMLIKEIASEKQEKIYCPSYDRRLHNPVERSIVIENKHKIIIVEGNYLLLDTYPWSELGDLFNESWFIETPLTTTKERLISRHVLTGRSVEEALSKINSTDAPNAELIIQTRQKATKVITVATIEEI; this is translated from the coding sequence GTGGAATTTATTAATAATGCGGATTTGACGATGCTAACAAATCTACTAATAAAAACGTATGCTAACAGTCAAAATAAACGATTTTTGCTAGCTATTACAGGGGTTCCAGGCGCAGGGAAAAGCACGTTGGCAAATTTGTTAATGAAAAATACGAATGAAGTCTTACAAGAAGAGATCGCAATCGTGATCCCAATGGATGGGTATCATTATCACAATGACATATTATTGGAAAAAGACTTACTACCACTAAAAGGAATACCTCAAACATTTGATTCTCAGAGATTCGTAATGTTGATAAAGGAAATAGCATCCGAAAAACAAGAGAAAATATATTGTCCATCTTATGATAGACGTCTTCATAATCCAGTTGAACGTTCAATAGTAATTGAGAATAAACATAAAATTATCATTGTTGAAGGTAATTACTTACTATTAGATACTTACCCTTGGAGTGAACTTGGGGACTTGTTTAATGAAAGCTGGTTTATTGAGACGCCGCTCACTACGACAAAAGAGCGTCTTATTAGTCGGCATGTACTTACGGGTCGTTCTGTTGAAGAAGCATTAAGTAAAATTAACTCTACGGATGCACCTAATGCAGAATTGATTATTCAAACTCGCCAAAAAGCTACGAAAGTAATTACGGTAGCAACTATTGAGGAGATTTGA
- a CDS encoding Lrp/AsnC family transcriptional regulator, with translation MDNIDKKILCLLQNNARISNADIAREVKLAPSVTLTRIRKLEEKGVIAGYEAKLNPHEIGLDMLAFVLIKVSGDKDIEGLLVDIPGVQEVHNVAGDDCYLIKIRTRNTESLSLLLKEKVRGESISTKTIIVLNTLKETTQLLF, from the coding sequence TTGGACAATATAGATAAAAAAATTCTTTGTTTACTACAAAATAATGCACGAATCTCGAATGCAGATATAGCTCGCGAAGTGAAGCTTGCTCCTTCAGTTACTTTAACTCGTATCCGCAAACTAGAGGAAAAGGGAGTTATCGCAGGTTATGAAGCTAAGCTAAACCCCCACGAAATCGGCTTGGATATGCTTGCATTTGTCTTAATTAAAGTATCAGGAGACAAAGATATTGAAGGTTTATTAGTTGATATTCCAGGTGTCCAGGAAGTTCATAATGTTGCTGGTGACGATTGTTACCTTATCAAGATCAGGACTCGTAACACAGAATCCCTGAGCTTATTACTAAAAGAAAAAGTTCGCGGAGAGTCAATATCAACAAAGACAATCATTGTTCTAAATACACTCAAAGAAACTACACAACTACTATTTTAA
- a CDS encoding EamA family transporter codes for MNMSNRISYPIVLALLAVYFPWGGTYLAMKFAVETLPPFLLAGIRFLIAGALMYLWEASRGTKNPEKIHWRNATIIGGLMLLGGNSLVVYAEQMVSSGIAAIIIATVPLWMTLFAWLWQGGTKPNSYVVFGLLLGFLGQILLVSNSFQSISYNPSQTSGYLILTFASLFWAVGSLYSRKAQLPNSAIMSIAIQNLMGGLLCLIVGISLGELSQLHIEHVSTRSILSLAYLIFFGSIIGFSAYIWVLKKAEPTIVSTYAYVNPVVAVFLGWIFANEQLNSTDAIAAFIILVSVLLITRNSTPKKIDTPLKKGSNTCSLSGLDGEGI; via the coding sequence ATGAATATGTCAAATCGTATCTCATATCCTATTGTGTTGGCCTTACTAGCAGTTTATTTTCCCTGGGGCGGAACTTATTTAGCGATGAAATTTGCAGTCGAAACCTTACCTCCGTTTTTATTGGCAGGTATTCGTTTTTTAATTGCTGGCGCTTTAATGTACCTGTGGGAAGCTTCGAGAGGAACGAAAAATCCCGAAAAAATTCATTGGCGCAATGCCACGATAATTGGAGGGCTAATGCTTTTAGGTGGTAACTCCTTAGTAGTTTACGCTGAACAAATGGTTTCATCAGGAATTGCAGCGATAATCATTGCTACCGTACCTTTATGGATGACCTTATTCGCTTGGTTATGGCAAGGGGGCACAAAACCTAATAGTTATGTGGTATTCGGTTTATTATTGGGTTTCTTAGGCCAAATATTACTTGTTAGCAATTCTTTTCAGTCTATTAGCTACAATCCCTCACAAACTTCTGGATATCTAATCTTAACATTTGCATCATTATTCTGGGCAGTAGGTTCTTTATATTCACGTAAAGCACAATTGCCAAACTCTGCGATAATGTCGATAGCCATTCAAAATTTAATGGGTGGATTGCTTTGCCTAATCGTTGGAATCTCATTGGGTGAATTAAGTCAATTACATATTGAACACGTATCAACTCGTTCGATACTGTCATTAGCGTACTTAATTTTTTTCGGGTCTATTATTGGGTTTAGTGCTTATATCTGGGTTCTTAAGAAAGCGGAGCCAACTATTGTTTCAACTTACGCTTATGTCAACCCTGTAGTTGCCGTCTTTCTGGGTTGGATATTTGCAAATGAGCAATTAAACTCTACAGATGCTATCGCAGCGTTTATTATATTAGTATCTGTGCTATTAATTACCAGAAATTCTACTCCCAAAAAGATAGATACTCCTCTTAAAAAGGGATCAAATACTTGCTCACTTTCAGGACTAGATGGGGAAGGAATATAG
- a CDS encoding GNAT family N-acetyltransferase: MKIFIREAMVSDSEILTQISFAAKRHWNYPDQYFDSWKEELTITPAYIKNNRVYVAEANERIVGYFSLVEIKNDFWAGKVFVSKGFWLEHIFILPEHIGKSIGTKLVAVLKLKCSEININKVKIFSDPNAKGFYDKLGACYLGESPSSIEGRTVSLYELDI; this comes from the coding sequence ATGAAAATCTTCATTCGGGAAGCAATGGTAAGTGATAGCGAGATTTTGACACAGATATCTTTTGCAGCAAAGCGGCATTGGAATTATCCTGATCAATATTTTGATAGCTGGAAAGAGGAATTAACCATAACACCTGCCTATATAAAAAATAACAGAGTTTACGTAGCGGAGGCGAATGAGCGAATTGTAGGTTATTTCTCTCTAGTAGAAATAAAGAACGACTTTTGGGCAGGTAAGGTATTCGTTAGTAAGGGATTTTGGCTGGAGCATATTTTTATTTTGCCAGAGCACATAGGAAAAAGTATTGGGACAAAATTAGTAGCTGTTCTCAAACTAAAATGTAGTGAAATAAATATTAATAAAGTTAAGATTTTTTCCGATCCAAATGCCAAAGGTTTTTACGACAAATTAGGGGCCTGTTATTTAGGTGAATCCCCATCCAGTATTGAAGGAAGAACAGTATCATTATATGAGTTGGATATATAG